The following are from one region of the Candidatus Hydrogenedentota bacterium genome:
- a CDS encoding sigma-70 family RNA polymerase sigma factor → MNEPSDWELVALARTGDDQAFARLVRRYQQGVVAFCQRMVGSRDDAEDLAQDSFIRVYRYLAGLRPEAKFSTALFGIARNLTLNFLRDAGRRGRGKTCSLTSEDAAQQPVRDPANSPEHRARLHEIETMLERALEGVSPEHREVLVLRELNGLDYEAIAAVTKCRKGTVKSRLARAREQLRIQLLELGGDEI, encoded by the coding sequence ATGAACGAACCCTCCGATTGGGAACTCGTCGCGCTCGCGCGCACCGGCGATGACCAGGCCTTTGCGCGCCTGGTGCGGCGGTATCAGCAGGGCGTGGTGGCGTTCTGTCAGCGCATGGTGGGTTCGCGAGATGACGCCGAGGACCTTGCGCAGGACAGTTTCATCCGCGTGTACCGGTATCTGGCTGGGCTCCGTCCCGAGGCGAAATTTTCTACCGCCCTGTTCGGGATCGCCCGCAACCTGACGCTGAACTTCCTCCGCGATGCCGGCCGGCGGGGCCGTGGCAAGACGTGTTCGCTGACCAGTGAAGATGCGGCGCAACAACCGGTTCGCGACCCGGCCAACAGCCCGGAACACCGGGCGCGGCTTCACGAGATCGAGACGATGCTCGAACGGGCGCTCGAGGGGGTGTCGCCGGAGCATCGCGAAGTCCTGGTGCTTCGCGAACTGAACGGCCTTGATTACGAGGCGATTGCGGCAGTGACGAAATGCCGCAAGGGTACGGTCAAGAGCCGCCTTGCCCGTGCACGCGAGCAACTCCGAATCCAGTTGTTGGAACTCGGGGGAGACGAGATATGA
- a CDS encoding metallophosphoesterase, with product MGTPGTDAVRDRLLHIADLHFWSVVWNPLALANKRLLGNLNVLFRRGRHFLMARAEPFADYAASLGTPAVLLTGDFTSTSTETEFRMARGFVDGLVRRGLEVTLIPGNHDVYTFRAAREGRFEYYFGLYLPPEGYPAAQKLRGGTSLVLVPTVCPNLVSSAGHISAADVAATEALLRQASDPVIVGAHYPVMHETDAYASSRNRRLRHAEDLRRALGQCGKRVLYVAGHVHRFSYTRDPEFPNVFHLSTGAFFYHHPRKNCFGELSEIAVTASGFRVRRHIYRNDAWEQQEGCPPGR from the coding sequence ATGGGCACGCCGGGCACAGACGCCGTCCGCGACCGGTTGCTCCATATCGCCGACCTTCATTTCTGGTCGGTCGTGTGGAACCCCTTGGCTCTGGCTAATAAACGGCTTCTTGGCAATCTCAACGTGCTCTTTCGCCGGGGCCGGCACTTCCTCATGGCGCGAGCCGAACCCTTTGCGGATTACGCGGCATCGCTCGGGACCCCTGCCGTGCTGTTGACGGGAGATTTCACGTCGACTTCGACCGAGACCGAATTTCGTATGGCTAGGGGATTTGTCGACGGGCTGGTGCGGCGCGGCCTCGAGGTGACGCTGATCCCGGGCAATCACGACGTTTACACGTTCCGGGCGGCGCGCGAGGGGCGGTTCGAGTATTACTTCGGGCTTTACCTCCCGCCGGAAGGCTATCCGGCGGCGCAGAAGTTGCGCGGCGGCACGTCGCTGGTACTGGTCCCAACCGTGTGCCCGAATCTGGTTTCGTCCGCGGGCCATATCTCCGCGGCGGACGTCGCCGCCACGGAAGCCCTGTTGCGACAAGCCTCAGACCCCGTCATCGTGGGCGCGCACTATCCCGTCATGCATGAGACGGATGCGTACGCCAGCAGCCGGAACCGGCGGTTGCGCCACGCCGAAGACCTGCGCCGGGCCTTGGGCCAATGCGGCAAACGGGTGCTTTATGTCGCCGGACACGTCCACCGCTTCAGCTACACGCGGGACCCGGAATTTCCCAACGTATTCCACCTTTCCACGGGCGCGTTCTTTTATCACCATCCCCGGAAGAACTGCTTTGGTGAACTCAGTGAGATTGCCGTCACCGCAAGCGGGTTCCGCGTTCGCCGCCACATCTACCGTAACGACGCGTGGGAACAGCAAGAGGGATGTCCGCCCGGACGGTAA
- a CDS encoding NAD-dependent epimerase/dehydratase family protein, with translation MNVTITGASGHLGANLVRRLLHDGEKVTVLAYEDSPSLKGLDIREIPGNVLEPASLRDAFGGADIVYHLAAMITLRRTSDPVAHRVNVEGTRNVAAACRACNVQRLVYFSSIHAYSSYPRREPIDESRPLCIHEDTLPYDRSKAAAEQLVRSAIDDGLDAVILNPTGVIGPHDYEPSAMGRVLIDLRAGRFPVLLRGGFNWVDARDVADAAVRAAGHAAAGARYILGGTYATLADIAAEIARTTRARVPKLELPLWAAYGGVPFTLLWARLTKSKPRMTLASLRALRHHRLVSHEKASRELGYAPRPLENTISDTLAWFDARQEA, from the coding sequence ATGAACGTGACCATTACAGGGGCATCGGGGCATTTGGGGGCAAACCTTGTCCGCCGGCTTCTTCACGACGGGGAGAAGGTCACGGTTCTGGCATATGAGGATTCTCCTTCGCTGAAGGGCCTCGATATTCGCGAAATCCCGGGGAACGTGCTCGAGCCGGCTTCCCTCCGCGACGCCTTCGGGGGTGCGGATATCGTGTACCACCTGGCGGCCATGATCACGCTGCGCCGCACAAGCGATCCCGTGGCCCACCGGGTCAACGTCGAGGGCACCCGCAACGTGGCCGCGGCATGCAGAGCCTGCAACGTGCAGCGGCTCGTGTATTTCAGCTCGATTCATGCCTATTCGTCGTATCCCCGCCGCGAGCCCATTGACGAGAGCCGGCCATTGTGCATTCATGAGGATACACTGCCGTATGACCGATCGAAAGCCGCCGCGGAACAGCTCGTGCGTTCGGCCATCGACGACGGACTGGACGCCGTAATACTCAATCCCACGGGAGTCATCGGTCCTCACGACTACGAGCCGTCCGCCATGGGGCGTGTCTTGATAGACCTGCGGGCGGGACGGTTTCCGGTTCTTTTGCGGGGAGGATTCAATTGGGTTGATGCACGAGACGTGGCGGATGCCGCTGTTCGCGCCGCGGGTCATGCCGCGGCCGGCGCACGGTACATACTCGGCGGGACGTACGCCACCCTGGCCGACATCGCCGCGGAGATCGCGCGCACGACCCGCGCGCGCGTCCCGAAGCTCGAGTTGCCTCTCTGGGCGGCGTATGGAGGGGTGCCGTTTACGCTCCTGTGGGCGCGTCTTACCAAATCGAAACCGCGCATGACTCTGGCGTCGTTACGGGCTTTGCGCCATCACCGGCTCGTCAGCCATGAGAAAGCGAGCCGGGAACTCGGGTACGCGCCGCGGCCCCTCGAGAACACCATCTCCGATACCCTGGCGTGGTTCGACGCGCGCCAAGAAGCCTGA
- a CDS encoding GatB/YqeY domain-containing protein encodes MTIKERIQDEMKSAMKNKNMERLECLRMLKAAVMLKEKETGKAVSDEDAMTALRSEIRKRQQTIDVLREHGKEVETAATEREIAVIEEFLPRQLSAGELEARVRAYLADHPDINHAGKLTGILKKELGEAADGKVLNDVCRKVLGA; translated from the coding sequence ATGACCATCAAGGAACGCATCCAGGACGAGATGAAGTCGGCCATGAAAAACAAGAACATGGAGCGCCTCGAGTGCCTGCGCATGTTGAAGGCCGCCGTCATGCTGAAAGAGAAGGAAACCGGCAAGGCCGTGTCCGATGAGGATGCAATGACCGCATTGCGTTCGGAGATTCGTAAACGTCAACAGACCATCGATGTATTGCGTGAGCACGGCAAGGAGGTGGAAACCGCGGCAACCGAGCGCGAGATTGCCGTCATCGAGGAGTTCTTGCCGCGACAGTTGAGTGCCGGCGAACTCGAGGCGAGGGTGCGCGCTTACCTGGCGGACCACCCCGACATCAATCATGCGGGCAAGCTCACGGGTATCCTGAAGAAGGAATTGGGGGAAGCGGCCGACGGCAAGGTTCTGAACGACGTCTGCCGGAAGGTGCTTGGCGCATAG
- a CDS encoding ThuA domain-containing protein has product MAARNAFVAALVVLGCSLSFAGESPAPKNVLFLVTSEAFAHGPTVAQGDKPCLAEQVLRPLLDAMGAKLTVTYDASTINAENLKNYDIVMFYTQGDLTKPNKTGTPVMGPNGQAELIQWLENGGRFLGFHSATDTFRGEGEDVTPYIAMIGAEFMGHGKQFVGKVKAVDPNHPVMAHIPDGLELNEEWYCFRKFNEDAIHVLALMDPGPERAKQEMYNIEPYPVVWVRTIEKGRVYFTALGHREDVWESERFKQSIVDAVHWLMSTDDPQAQPNYKQAVPAAKSAETPGH; this is encoded by the coding sequence ATGGCCGCGCGGAATGCATTTGTTGCTGCCCTTGTTGTCCTGGGTTGTTCACTCTCATTCGCCGGGGAAAGCCCCGCACCGAAAAACGTTCTCTTCCTGGTCACTTCGGAGGCCTTTGCTCACGGCCCAACGGTCGCGCAGGGCGACAAACCATGCCTGGCGGAGCAGGTATTACGCCCCCTTCTCGATGCGATGGGCGCCAAGCTCACGGTGACCTACGACGCCAGCACCATCAACGCCGAAAACCTCAAGAACTACGACATCGTCATGTTTTATACCCAGGGGGACCTGACAAAGCCCAACAAGACCGGCACGCCGGTGATGGGGCCCAACGGCCAGGCTGAGCTGATCCAGTGGCTCGAAAACGGCGGCCGCTTTCTCGGATTCCACTCGGCCACGGACACGTTTCGCGGCGAGGGAGAGGACGTTACTCCGTACATCGCCATGATCGGCGCCGAATTCATGGGCCACGGCAAACAGTTCGTGGGCAAGGTGAAAGCCGTCGACCCCAACCACCCGGTCATGGCCCACATCCCCGACGGCCTGGAGCTCAACGAGGAATGGTATTGCTTCCGCAAGTTCAACGAGGACGCCATCCACGTACTCGCCCTCATGGACCCTGGCCCGGAACGCGCAAAACAGGAAATGTACAACATCGAGCCTTACCCCGTCGTCTGGGTGCGGACCATCGAAAAGGGCCGCGTATACTTCACCGCATTGGGCCACCGGGAGGACGTCTGGGAAAGCGAGCGGTTCAAGCAGTCCATTGTCGATGCTGTCCACTGGCTCATGAGCACTGACGACCCACAGGCCCAACCCAACTACAAACAGGCCGTCCCGGCCGCGAAATCGGCCGAAACCCCCGGCCACTAG
- a CDS encoding HDOD domain-containing protein, with the protein MRDRVDAITEIATLPDVLARIISVVQDESTTALDLADEIARDQALAMRVLRVVNSSFYGFPRSIRSIPEAVVILGFNEIERLALTISVINLFGKSPAQVRSLHNLWRHSLACSLAAGTMEQHFRRQHPEIAGAHLAGLLHDIGKAVIAQYFQEDAVRVINLVETSGCSVYEAEYEVFAGVTHCEVGAWVAERWNLPRELVESIGGHHRPLDVPGDPILPHATHLANTLVNMMGIGALNDQPQALPPHPETLERLPLDETLMTRIQERLEKQRGLLGAVAMGALS; encoded by the coding sequence ATGCGAGACCGCGTAGACGCGATTACCGAAATCGCAACGTTGCCCGACGTTTTGGCCCGGATCATCAGCGTTGTGCAGGATGAAAGCACGACCGCGCTCGACCTTGCCGACGAAATTGCAAGAGACCAAGCCCTCGCCATGCGCGTGCTTCGCGTGGTGAATTCCAGTTTTTATGGTTTTCCGAGGTCCATTCGAAGCATTCCTGAAGCCGTCGTCATTCTGGGTTTCAACGAGATCGAGCGTCTGGCGCTCACCATCTCCGTCATCAACCTGTTCGGCAAGAGCCCGGCACAAGTGCGCTCACTCCATAACCTCTGGCGCCACAGCTTGGCGTGTTCCCTTGCGGCAGGCACCATGGAACAGCATTTTCGCCGGCAACATCCCGAGATCGCCGGGGCCCACTTGGCGGGATTGTTGCACGACATCGGCAAGGCCGTGATCGCGCAGTATTTCCAGGAGGACGCAGTTCGCGTCATCAACCTTGTTGAAACGTCAGGATGTTCTGTGTACGAGGCCGAATACGAAGTCTTCGCAGGCGTCACGCACTGCGAAGTCGGCGCATGGGTGGCCGAACGGTGGAACCTTCCCCGCGAGTTGGTCGAAAGCATCGGCGGACATCACCGCCCGCTCGACGTGCCGGGGGATCCGATACTGCCTCATGCCACGCACCTTGCCAACACCCTGGTCAACATGATGGGGATCGGGGCACTGAACGACCAGCCGCAGGCCCTGCCGCCCCATCCGGAAACACTCGAACGCCTCCCTCTGGATGAAACGCTGATGACGCGTATTCAGGAGCGGCTCGAAAAACAGCGGGGCCTGCTGGGCGCCGTGGCGATGGGCGCGCTGAGTTGA
- a CDS encoding CpsD/CapB family tyrosine-protein kinase encodes MASSASDINKQIRRRDGNTRGFIQNVLRGRWYIVFVATVLGALLSGAFGAILYSRLTVYVAETEFSVQPPVWETLPLNPISAPRSQTVNQNPHMIAPDVVRALVCRDMIDGEAWNRLATAEEYQTAADDVSKSLRIEFDGTTNAVSVTCTRQNERDAAGIAEFAARALIQNVRKEQLETGRERLALVQGQLERTGREIEEHEREERQSGVTAAAPQYDENAARPDTLNEELAKTQAAREQFMARMERLKTQFQSDGIELPQPLRQTADGAVADSLKEMDKLVAEELNLAILRPDDRLACLELFDQVTDRKREILEATEQLGYGSEAGSETERKLYGLTHQYRQLELEIIALDTRMAAIQTLMEQPPGDLTEPAGPNPEVQQMAGALENSRGEFDTLRNTESKIRAALDRGECGLSRRTPVRVHSMRTKNINLAAIIAAGAAAGLLAGIGAALLLKMNDASFKTAQDVTEHLGLDVIGTIPCSRVDRRRRAGRKAPDAEEDESDTFIASLHAPKSPGAEAYRALRTRFQLATIQRKPRTVLVTSALPAEGKTTTAINMAVTFAESGLRVLLVDADLRRPNVHRVLGMEDRPGLADLLREELDPHAIIRPTRIENLWMAPSGQTPPNPSELIGSDKMRQLMRDLREEFDLVLCDAPSILVVTDPVLLAKCVDTVVLVLSPRYARRETVTRAKKFLETANANIAGAVLNGLTKRRRDHYHQYCCAD; translated from the coding sequence ATGGCGAGTTCCGCATCCGACATCAACAAACAGATTCGCCGGCGAGACGGGAACACCCGCGGGTTCATTCAGAATGTTCTCCGCGGGCGGTGGTACATCGTGTTTGTGGCCACCGTTCTGGGCGCGCTGCTGTCTGGCGCGTTCGGAGCGATTCTATACAGCCGCCTGACGGTGTACGTGGCGGAAACAGAGTTTTCTGTCCAGCCGCCGGTGTGGGAGACGCTTCCCCTGAATCCAATTTCGGCTCCGCGCTCCCAAACCGTCAATCAGAACCCGCACATGATCGCGCCGGATGTCGTGAGAGCCCTGGTATGCCGCGACATGATCGACGGCGAAGCCTGGAACCGGCTCGCCACCGCCGAAGAATACCAGACCGCAGCCGATGACGTCTCGAAATCGCTCAGGATTGAATTCGACGGCACAACAAATGCGGTTTCCGTGACCTGCACGCGGCAGAACGAACGCGACGCCGCCGGCATTGCCGAGTTCGCCGCGCGCGCGCTGATCCAGAACGTTCGCAAGGAGCAGCTCGAAACGGGCCGCGAGAGACTCGCGCTGGTACAAGGCCAACTCGAGCGCACCGGGCGCGAAATCGAGGAACACGAGCGCGAGGAACGGCAGTCTGGCGTGACCGCAGCGGCCCCGCAGTATGACGAGAATGCCGCGCGGCCGGATACCCTGAACGAAGAGCTTGCCAAGACCCAGGCCGCGCGAGAACAATTCATGGCGCGCATGGAACGCCTCAAAACGCAATTCCAAAGCGACGGCATCGAATTGCCGCAGCCCTTGCGACAGACCGCCGACGGCGCCGTCGCAGACTCGCTCAAAGAGATGGACAAACTGGTCGCCGAAGAGCTCAACCTGGCTATTCTGCGTCCCGACGATCGGTTGGCCTGCCTCGAGTTGTTCGACCAGGTCACGGACAGGAAGCGCGAGATTCTGGAGGCAACGGAACAACTCGGTTACGGAAGCGAGGCCGGCAGCGAGACCGAACGGAAGCTCTACGGCCTCACCCACCAGTACCGTCAGCTTGAACTCGAGATCATTGCACTCGATACCCGCATGGCTGCCATCCAAACGTTGATGGAACAGCCCCCCGGGGACCTCACCGAACCTGCGGGGCCCAACCCTGAAGTCCAGCAGATGGCAGGCGCGCTCGAAAACAGCCGGGGCGAGTTTGACACACTGCGAAACACCGAATCGAAGATACGCGCGGCGCTGGACCGCGGTGAGTGCGGGTTGTCGCGGCGGACGCCCGTGCGCGTGCACTCGATGCGCACGAAAAACATAAACCTTGCCGCCATCATCGCCGCCGGCGCCGCGGCCGGTCTGCTCGCCGGCATCGGCGCGGCCTTGCTCCTCAAGATGAACGATGCCTCCTTCAAAACCGCCCAGGACGTGACGGAACACCTCGGCCTCGACGTCATCGGCACTATCCCCTGCAGCCGCGTCGACAGAAGACGCCGGGCAGGCAGGAAAGCGCCAGACGCCGAAGAAGATGAATCGGACACGTTCATCGCCTCGCTGCACGCTCCGAAATCCCCGGGAGCTGAAGCGTACCGTGCGCTGCGTACACGGTTTCAGTTGGCCACGATTCAGCGGAAGCCGCGGACCGTCCTCGTGACCAGCGCCCTGCCCGCCGAGGGCAAGACAACCACCGCCATCAACATGGCCGTCACGTTCGCGGAAAGCGGGTTGCGGGTCCTTCTTGTCGACGCCGACCTGCGCCGCCCCAATGTGCACCGCGTCCTCGGGATGGAAGACAGACCCGGTTTGGCGGACCTGCTCCGCGAAGAGCTTGACCCCCACGCGATCATCCGCCCAACTCGTATCGAGAACCTGTGGATGGCCCCGAGCGGGCAAACCCCGCCTAATCCCTCCGAACTTATCGGCTCGGACAAGATGCGCCAGCTCATGCGCGACTTGCGCGAAGAATTCGATCTGGTGCTGTGCGACGCCCCGTCCATCCTCGTCGTCACGGACCCGGTGCTGCTGGCAAAATGCGTCGATACCGTGGTGCTGGTGCTCTCGCCCAGGTACGCGCGGCGGGAAACCGTCACACGGGCCAAGAAATTCCTCGAGACGGCCAACGCCAACATCGCCGGCGCGGTGCTCAACGGTCTGACTAAACGCCGCCGAGACCATTACCATCAGTATTGTTGCGCGGATTGA